From Candidatus Sulfotelmatobacter sp., the proteins below share one genomic window:
- a CDS encoding sodium:solute symporter, protein MSPALFILALFLAISFALGLMARRGRTMNLEQWTVAGRGFGALFVFLLMAGEIYTTFTFLGGSGWAYGRGAPAFYIICYGAIAFTISYFLLPAIWRFASRHQLHSQADFFALKFNSRPLGVLVALVSFAACVPYLVLQLKGLGIIVSETSYGTISPNVAVWLTTVALVTYVIVSGVHGSAWTAVLKDVMILGVAVGLGIYLPLHYYGGYQSMFEAIERARPGFLTLAPRGMSVSWFVSTIVLTAVGFYMWPHAFASAYTARNEDVFRKNAVVMPLYQLVLLFVFFTGFAAILQVPGLKGADADLSLLRLSKLAFSPALVGLIGAAGLLTAMVPGSMLLMTGATILAKNVYGALAPRAGEAAISRLARALVPLFALLAALLTIHGGEAIVPLLLLGYSVVTQLCPAIYLGLSERPWITSTGVIAGILAGEATVAAVSISGATLAKLFPGWPSVITDLNIGIVALIGNSVVMLVVSAVTQPAQRPNVKATAG, encoded by the coding sequence ATGAGCCCCGCGCTCTTCATCCTCGCGCTGTTCCTTGCGATCTCTTTCGCGCTCGGGCTGATGGCCCGGCGCGGCCGCACCATGAATCTCGAGCAGTGGACGGTGGCGGGCCGCGGCTTCGGCGCGCTGTTCGTGTTCCTGCTGATGGCGGGCGAGATCTATACGACGTTCACCTTCCTCGGCGGCAGCGGCTGGGCCTACGGCCGTGGGGCGCCGGCCTTCTACATCATCTGCTACGGCGCGATCGCCTTCACCATCTCGTACTTCCTCCTGCCCGCGATCTGGCGCTTCGCCAGCCGGCACCAGCTTCATTCGCAGGCCGATTTCTTCGCGCTCAAGTTCAACAGCCGGCCGCTCGGCGTGTTGGTCGCGCTGGTGAGTTTCGCCGCCTGCGTGCCCTACCTCGTGCTCCAATTGAAAGGCCTCGGCATCATCGTCTCGGAGACTTCCTACGGCACGATTTCGCCGAACGTGGCGGTGTGGCTGACCACGGTGGCGCTGGTGACCTACGTGATCGTGTCGGGCGTCCACGGTTCGGCGTGGACCGCGGTCCTGAAGGACGTGATGATCCTGGGCGTCGCCGTCGGGCTCGGCATCTATCTGCCACTCCACTACTACGGCGGCTATCAGTCGATGTTCGAGGCGATCGAGCGCGCCCGGCCCGGATTCCTCACGCTTGCACCGCGCGGCATGAGCGTCAGCTGGTTCGTCTCGACGATCGTGCTGACCGCGGTCGGCTTCTACATGTGGCCGCATGCGTTCGCCTCGGCCTATACCGCGCGCAACGAGGACGTGTTTCGCAAGAACGCGGTGGTGATGCCGCTCTATCAGCTGGTCTTGCTGTTCGTGTTCTTCACTGGCTTCGCCGCCATCCTGCAGGTGCCGGGCCTCAAGGGCGCCGATGCCGATCTGTCGCTGCTGCGACTGTCGAAGCTCGCGTTCTCGCCCGCGCTGGTCGGCCTGATCGGCGCCGCCGGGCTGCTCACCGCGATGGTGCCGGGCTCGATGCTGCTCATGACCGGCGCCACGATCCTGGCCAAGAACGTCTACGGCGCGCTCGCGCCCCGGGCCGGCGAGGCCGCGATCTCGCGCCTCGCGCGCGCGCTCGTGCCGCTGTTCGCGCTGCTCGCCGCGCTGCTCACCATCCATGGAGGCGAGGCGATCGTGCCGCTGCTCCTGCTCGGCTACAGCGTGGTGACGCAGCTGTGCCCCGCGATCTACCTCGGGCTCTCGGAGCGGCCGTGGATCACCTCGACGGGCGTGATCGCGGGCATTCTCGCCGGCGAAGCCACGGTTGCGGCGGTCAGCATCTCGGGCGCGACGCTCGCCAAACTGTTCCCGGGCTGGCCGAGCGTGATCACCGATCTCAACATCGGGATCGTCGCGCTGATCGGGAACTCCGTGGTGATGCTGGTGGTGAGCGCCGTGACGCAGCCCGCTCAGCGGCCGAACGTGAAAGCCACCGCCGGATAG
- a CDS encoding DUF3311 domain-containing protein produces MKRSRPYRALAVIPALLILVGAPLLNGVPGYVFGLPVMLAWIVGCVLATSLTMAVIAALDRRRDREERGGAEPR; encoded by the coding sequence ATGAAGCGCTCCCGGCCGTACCGCGCGCTGGCGGTGATCCCCGCGCTCCTGATCCTCGTCGGCGCGCCGCTCTTGAACGGCGTGCCCGGTTACGTCTTCGGGCTGCCGGTCATGCTGGCCTGGATCGTCGGCTGCGTCCTTGCCACCTCGCTGACCATGGCGGTGATCGCGGCGCTCGATCGCCGGCGCGACCGTGAAGAGCGCGGCGGGGCGGAGCCGCGATGA